A stretch of DNA from Ammospiza nelsoni isolate bAmmNel1 chromosome 10, bAmmNel1.pri, whole genome shotgun sequence:
AGCATAGACATTTACCCTTTCACTAAGAATAAAAACTTCACACTGAAATGGTACCTGCTACATCCTAAACAACAAAGGTGCTCTGCTTCCAAAAGGGCCAATTGCTCCAAATGTGCTAGGAAACTACTTCCCTTTAAATAAATGTCAGGTAGGAATCAAGCATGAGTAACAGACACTaccagaaacacacacagactgccctggcacagaactTGTCCATCTCACACACCAGGACTTCAACAGTGCTCAGCTGTATTACCTCATATACAGCATATATAGCCAATCCAAAGCTACACAAAGCATCCTGCAGTTGCTCAGGTATTCAAAAGGCCAAAGCTGTGGATTGTATTGAGGCAGGATCAAAACCAGCCTCTGGTGCATTTAGAATTGAGATGTGCTTCTCTCACAGCTAAATAGCAagcccaggagaaaaatctgtgAGATGACATAAATAGAACCAACATGCTAAATCTGCACCAATGTAGCAACTTAAATACCTTATAGCATAATGAATGAGTAATAAATCAGTAACTTATCTCTTCCATCATGATTTCAAGCCTTGAAGGAGCATTATATAGACAACACACCTATTCAGCAGTGTACACAATCAGCTTCACCACAGAGAAGCATGAAGTGGTTCAGTCACTTTTGGCATCAATCCAAAGGTTTGATCCAAACCCACCTGCATTTCTCTGGGTGCTCATCACGTTTGTTGTTGAAGTCCAAAGAAATCTTTGCATCCAGTCCAATTCCAAAGTAATTATTCATGACACACTTCTCAGTGTAATATTCACTGCCAAAGAGAagaacaaaacttccactcatAAGTTTCAGTACCATTTGGTGCATATCTCacacagaatcatttagattGCAAAAGACCACCAAGCTCAGTTGTGTCAGTTGTGTGTCAGGGCATGTGTAACTCCATAAGCTGATCTTTAAGTTCTAGAATCCAGCATATGGATCCATTTATGTaactccaggctgctgcagtcCATTACTCTGGTCCATAAAGGAATCCCCCTCTCTGCTGAGGTCTGCTTGCAAACACCCACTCCCTCCCTTTCAGCTCCTGAGCATACTCACAGATTTTCAGGCTCAGAGTTAAAGGGATCAGCATGGATCAACAATCGGCTGATGACGGAGCTCCCAGGCAAAGAACCTGACATGCCAGCACGGATATCTGTAGGAAAATTGACCATGGAGAAGAGCATGACTAATAATAAGCAGAAAACAGCTAACTTCAATCTCAAAGACAAGATAATAAGAGTTGATATATTCTTCCCTGTCATTAATGAAGAAAGCAAATAGCATTAGTGCTTTCTGTCACTCTAGAGGTTAGTTCTTTTGACAAGGAGAAGGGTTTCTGGGGCTGCCTGGAGTGTTTCTGACTGACAGTCTACTGCCTAAGGCTAGCAGCACAGCTGTATAGAAacatggaaaagagaaatagGAGTTCAtggaaaaatagcttttttgtTCCAGGGTGAGACAAGAGATATCCCTGATACAGTGAACAGAGAGAAAGGAGCAGGACTGAAGCTATGATCCAATAATTACTGTctcctgctttttaaattattaactGGTGACCCACAACAGTAGGTTTGTCAGAGAGAAAGGACAATACCTGCTTCCAGAAGGAGTAATTTGAACAGGTAATTTGGGTGAGGAGATAAGAAAGATACTGCTACAGATGACAGAGTTGCTGCTCATCATGTGGGAGGTGGGAATTCTGCTGGGTCTGTGCATGTCCAGTCACTTCAGCCTTCACATAAAGGAACTGCTGCTCCCAACCCATGGCTGCCATTCTTCAGAAACCTTTCTCAACAGCATAATTTCTCCCTTCTCATGCTTACTTTGAGATAAGTATCTCCTTGCAACTGGCATCTAAATTCCGCCCCTTCATGGCATTAATAAAAAATCTGTGTCTAAGTCTTAGCTACAAACTGGAAACTACTACAGCTCATTCCAAGCCTTCACTTGCAGTTATCCACAAAGGGATTTCTCTCATGGTTGACCTTGCACAAAAGGGCATCTGGCAGGACAATTTCATGTTTTCACATGGAgactgcagcctgtgctgcagtcaCCCATGCTCCAGTTGGCTGCCTGGTGGGAAGTGGTGGGTGTTACACTTACTTGGGTAGAGGATTTTTGTGTTCAGCATTGGCAAGTTGTCCCGGCTTCCTGTCTGGGGAGGAAGAGATGCAGAGCTGCCCACTGACAAACTTCCTTTGTTTATTAGTCTTTCACAAGGAGACTTGGAGGCTGTAAAACACAACACAAACTTGGCTATTGACAAACATAGCACTGTGACTCAGACTGATGCAGGCCAAGCAGCAAGACTGGGTTAGGTAGTTCCAAATGTATCAGCAGTGATCAGGGACCTCTGACAAATTACTCACTTAACACAGTTATTAAAGCAAACTGGCTGCTGTTCTCTGCCATCTGCAAAGGATGACATGAAAAGTGCTCAAGACTATCCTTGTTCAAGCACTGAAAGCCAAGAGAACCCAGATTACTGGCTAAGGTGCAAGAAAATTTCTGAATCCCAGGCTTTCATATGCTAACATCATGGACCAGCCATGAGAGACGCAGCAAAAAATGGGGTGTATATAATGCATAGGCTAGAACACAGAAACGTGCAAGGCCTGAAGAGCAATCATGCAAAAATTTGAAAAGAACAGAACACAGAAAGTCATACACATAACATTCCCCTTTTTATAACTAACAGAATTGTAATACACAGGCAAGACCTGCATggtggcagccccagagcagtaCCTTTCCTCTGGCTCCTCCCCTTGGACACTCCatagctgctgctgtgtgatgaCTGCACAGAGATCTTATCCTCATTCCTCAGCTCCTTGCCCTCCTCAGAGGCAGAAAGACTAAGGAGGAAGCCCTCTTGCTCCTGGGTCTGGGCATTCTGCTCATCTACAGCTGTATGAAGAGATAAAGCAGGTGAGTGCCTCACAGCTCTTCTGGCAAGAAATATCTCCCACTCATGTAAATAGCAACAGGATGGGACTCTAAATGTCCTGATTCCTTAAAGGAAAGAACAGGAATAACACAAAGCTCTCCTTTATAATTtgtctcagctctgctctggagagctTTTGGATCCCGGTTGGTTTAGCCTCTTTGTTTACTTTGCTGAGCTCTTTAGCAGTGAGGCTCTAAATATAAGTGTCTATTTTTAATGCCACAGGTACTCAGACATCCTGAGATGTAAACTGTGCTAGAGGTGATAGGCTTCCATTTATTTGCACTTAGCTGTTGCCAGGAATTCTAACCAGACAGACATGAAATGATTAAAGAATTTCCTGTTTGTTTAATCTGTAGTGGTGCAATAACATAAGGCACTTGAAAAGGGGACTAGATAAATATAatcaaaaaggaagaaaagagcagTCAGTGAAAACCAATATAATCAGAGGAAAGAATCAGATTGCACActctggaagaagaaaaacagtttgGAAAAGCTGAACAAACACATCTGAAATGTAACTGGAGTTTGCTTGAGAGCTTGTAACGTTTAAACGCTAGCATGCTGCCTAAAGAAATCAAAAATTCCTCTGCAAGCAACCAACAGGTcttttcctccccagcagcccctgccagggcccagctctgaatgccctcagctgctctaccagctccctgcctgcacagctcaccCCCTTCTTCCAGTCCCTCCCTTGTGCTGACCCTGTAGCTCACCGAACTGCCCATGAAGCAATCCAACTCACTTGTGCAGCAGAAACAGGAACACTTGTGGCTGAATTAAGCAAATTGCCTGGGCTCCAACAGAACTTCACAAACATCAAATTGCTGgtaagcagcagcaaagtgagggAGCTGTGAGGTCAAGGCCTCCTACTTCACCAGAAGCAGGCTGTTTGCTGGATTTTCACTATTCACTCAGCAAATGTTGTACAcaatgctgcagtgctggaaatCCAAGCAACATTGCAATGACTTGTAACCACACAGTAGTTCAGAGTGTGCCCCTGGGTGTGCATGGATGTTACACCTGCAACTTCAATGCTTTTATCTCCAGTAACAATCTGTTAAGGACTTCCTTTGGTCTCAGTTAACCCCTGACTTTATGACTAACACTTGGAGTCTGATGcctttcaaaggaaaagaaacttgGAGCATTGGGGGTGTGTGCCTGGAGACAGACAAGGGTCAAGACTTGGAGAAGAGGGTCACCTGCTTAAGAAGTTAACATCAGAACAGAACTGCCTTGCACCAAAGTACAGTACTGTAAGCTTTTCCCAGGGACAAAGCTCACTTAAGAAGTTCCTGCTCTCTCCTGCAGTTGTACTAGAGCAATATTTTCCTGGGCCCTGctataaagaaattaaaacaatgcTAAAATACTTAAAATCCCTTCTTCCTAAGTATTTTCAGATCTGTTTAACAGCAAGGCACACAAAGAGCTGCACTGACACAAATGTGGTATGggtggggacaggcaggaaaTGCAAATTAGCAGTGTGGGAGGGTAGGAACTTCCTAAATCAGCCCGCTGGAGAGAACATACCTTGAACTTCAGACTCATTTACCAAGCAATGTTTCCAGAAGGTGGGCTTGGCAGAGATAACACTGAAACTAAATGGCCAGAGTTACTGAACAGCTTCTCTAGCTCAGGAAAGCTGCTTTCAATGAAGAAGCCTGCTGCCCCAGAATAAAGGAAATTTATACTTGTTAATAGGCTGTAGGAAGTGACAAGCAGGACTCCTGACTGTTACCTTTCTCTGCATGCTCTATTATCTGGCGAATGGCTTTTTTCAGGCTGTTGGCTCTCAGCATGAGCTGCTCTCGGGGACGGAATATCTGGGGCCGTGCAGTGCAGGCCGAGCCCACCGAGAGCTCACTTGAAGAGTCACCAGCACTGCCCGACCCATCCCCATCCTCTGTCTCCTCTGCAATGGTGGGAGGAGGGTTGGGCAGAGAGGAAGATGCTTGAGATTCATCATTCAGTGTCTTCAGCAATGAGTCCAGCTTCTCCTTCAGGACAGAGCACTACGTGAAGAAGAACAACATTTCAGTAGAACTAACAGTTGCCTGGGTAGCTCATTTTTTAGTGCTAACTGAACTGCTGCTATCCCAGTACTCTGGAAACAGACCAATTTTACATTCAGAAGTAGAACCCCaaacatattttcaaattttaccTTCCTGGCCATAACCTCTGACTCCTCTGAGCTTTCTGTTGCCTTCTCATAGGCTTTCCCTACTCGAGCCACAAAATCCTTCACTGTCTCACAAAGCACTCTAgacaaaggaggaaaacaaaatcacaCAAGGGTTGTTGCAGGATTTTCAGAATGTAATTTAGTGCAGTTGTCCTCTAAGTACTCACTTGGCTGAGGAGATCACCACTGAGTGTTGGTCAGAAGTCAAAATTTTGGACAAATGAGCAGCCACAGAATCTTCATAGCAGAGAATCTTCTGCACCTGTTGACCACGAGAAAGAAACACTGGGGTGCTGCTTCCCAATATTACAACACATGCTGTGAAATCCTGGCTCCTCTAAGAGTACCTGTAACTCTCTACAGATTCTTTTTGCCCTGAAAAAGTTCCACAGTCCAGTGCTCTGTTACTCACTGAAGACCTGAATTTGATGAAGAAACTAATTCTGAACCTGCAAATCATCAGCATTTCTCAGAGTCTCTGATGAACTGCAAATCTAAAAGCACCAGGGACGTTCATGACTGCTACGCAGTTTGCCACTATTTCAACAATTTGACATCATGAAGCAAATAAAAGCCAGTAATTtcctttccatcccattccaaagTATCTTCTCCTCATCCCTCATGATGGTTGTTGACCCCGGTAACCCAACCTCCATCTTTCTCCATAATACTTCACTAACTTAAAGCCCCAGATCTTTGCAGCTCTGGCTACACCcatggctcagctctgctgcactggAACTCAGCCACTGCCTCCTATCTCGTGTGCTCCAAGTCTGGTGCTCCAGtcccctgcccctcctgagAGGTACCTCGGAATTCTCACTGCAATCTTCAGTGACTGTGGAAGTGGAAGCCTGGCGAGGGAGTTTGGTTTCATACACCATGATGCTCCACCTGTTGAAAATCATACTTGTCACTACAATGCAGATCATTTCCTCTGTTTTCCAAATGTAACAGGTTAGAACCCCAAAGCAGAACAAACTGCACTTTGTGGAGCCATCATTGATATAAAGAAACCAGAGGGTGGCAGGAGAAATATAGAAAGGCTGAactggggaagaaggaaggatgACATTATGAACAAGCACAGGGAACATCTCTACTTCTTCCCTCTCCACAAAAATTCCATTGGTATTACTTGATTCAACATAAGAGATGCCAAGATACAACTCTAAAGATATGAGACAGTCTTATGTATCATGTACAAAGATATATACAGCAGGTATCAATACCAAGGGTTGACATCCACTTCTGCATTTGGCTTTCATTTCTAAGCCAAGCTCAAGATAAATTGGTTTAGATTTACAAAGAAgaaattgcttaaaaaaaattcatgacTTTAAGGCTGTCTTAGGTTACAACGTAAGTTTGTTTTCAAACTAGTACAAAGGCTGACAAATTCAATTGATGAGGACTCTGGGACAGAAGAGAGGACACTGGAACCCAGATAATTTAACCTGTTacttttctgcagcagagcatgGAAAGCCAGACCCTTTTCTCCTGTGAGAGAGTATCAATGACAAAATGTTATCTGGCATTAGTAAGATGTCCAGAAGCTTGGCAGAGTCAGGACTACCCTGTTCTCCTGGAAGGATATCTTCACACAACTCTTGAAGAGCAGATGATGTTAGTGATGGTTACTCACCTGTCCAGCATTTTGGTGCTGGccctctccagcttctccaggatCTGCGGGAGCTGGGTATCATCATCACAAGCAGAACCCCAGCCTAAAACACGAGCAAGGTCATTCCCTGTTCCCAAGggcagcactcccagctggcactgcatcagagaaaagtaaaacaaaagcaatatTTAAATGGGGAAACACAAGTCAGGAACAGCCATGAGTAACATGACCGATTCCTTAACACACCAGTCACTAGGAAATAGCTAATCCCAGTGTGGGAGAAAGTAACTGGATGGGGAAAACAGCCAGAAGAGAATACAATTAAGGAAAACTTTCCTCTACTTTTGGTTGTGAATTGAGAGAGGAGCATTTTACAGCTACCAACTCAAGGAGAACCTTGCTATATAGTAAACCTCCTAGAGGTTTATATTTAGCCATCAGGTGGTGCCATTGTGTTTCTGTAAAATTAGCACAGACAGTTCCCAGGCAAAACACTGTATGATATCTCTACCCCAGTGAAGTTTCAGCCAATCCCTAAGACTCAGCTACTACACCACGAGAATTAAAGGGAACAGAGCATAACCCATGTGAAACTCCCAAGTTTCCTAACCACAGCCCTTTCAGAGCATGTTTCTGCTGGCAATAGAGCAGGAGTACTCAGAGCAACTCCAAAAGCTGGATCTTGTGGAGGAACACTGCAGACAGGCATAAAGAATTAATCCATTATGGATTCATTTCTTGAACAAAACTAGTGCAAGAGCACTGCTATGGTAAGCTTTCAGCAGCTTCAGTCCTGGGGCAAATGATGTCTGCATGACCAAGGAAAGTCTTCTTCAGCCCATGCTGTTGTTACTTCATTCCTTCTTCCAACCAAGCTCTTGAGGCAGGTACCTGCTTGTGGAGGTTGAGGCTATCAATTTCAGAGAGAACCCAGCCAACACTTCCGTCCCCACCACAAACTAAAATCCGGAAAGTGTCAAATTTCTGGAATAAGCGTAAACtacagagaagagaaagaaaaaagcaagaggGAAAAACAATCAGCTGTTACAGAAATAAATGATAATTCCAATCTAGGTAACAAACATGGCAATGCTGCTTAAAGTAGGCACTGATTTTGCAATGAATACAGGTCACTGCCAGATTACAGATGAATTTAAATGGTTGTACTTAAGGGATTATAAATACAGCTAAGCAACTTACCATAGCTATTCACTACAGAAATATCTCCCAAGACATACTAGTCTACTAAAGCAGGGCActtttgtctctgcagcagaggagacAAGCATGTGATAGCTGATTATCCATTGAATTAAATCCCTcttgcagccctgctgcatCCAGCCTAATGCTAGCTATTCATCACAGTTCTAAGTGCTCTGATGTCACTGCCACACCAATTAAAGCAAAGCTTCAAGAGGGGAATTTTCATGCAGTCAATCAGCCATGAGACCACTGCAAGAGGATGTAAAACATCACAAGCTTTAGTCCTTCTGGGAAAGCAACATAAATCACTGCTCTAGTCCTTGTCTGTTCCACAGGAAGGCAAACAGCTCACCAGTGTGAATTTCTCCATTCACCCTTTccagaataataaaaacaacCTCTCCTGTTGGAAACTGTGCTTCCTACTGAACACTTTTGAGATCTGgtcctgcttttattttgccttcATATAACTATTATTACCTAAACAGGATTTGCTGTGGTACACAAAAATCCTTATTTCATCAAATGTTCCTGACACACAAAAGATGACTACCAGAAATGACATCTTATGCTACAAGTCGGACTAGCATCAgctgaaaatattcaaattatCAAGAAGCAGGCTTTACTCTGTACCATCACTTCCTTTTTAAGCAAATATATAAGAACAGCTGTTTTAGAAGTGTGCACCACAGCTCAAGAAAGCAACTGATTCCCTCCTTTCCATTCCTGCTTAAAAGCAAAATTCCTCATGACAGTCAGTCTGGCTGAGGAGGGGAACAAGAAAATACTCAATTTTACAAGtcttttataaattatttttcagccaAACACATCCCTTTGACAGAGCACTGCAGTTTTAAATGCCAGTGTTTTGCAATATGCTATGGCAAAGAACCACAACAGTTCTCAGGAGAGCAGAACCCAATGACCACTAATCCAGGAACAGACACTCCCAGATTAAGCCCCCTGCATCTACAGATCTAGTCAAAGAATTGGAGTCACTGTGAGGAAAAGATGAAGGAAATTCACCTTGTGTTGGCTCTTATTATAAGGAGCACCAATTACTGACAAAAGTTACTTAAATCTGATGCaacagaaaaacatttgaaagTGGGCAAACTTAAGaccaaatttttcttttaagtgagAGTTGCAGAAATACACGAAAGAAGTTTATTTCATAGCACTCACTTTTTTCTATATCCACAGATATTCTAGCATAATTTAGCAAAAAGTCTGAAACATAACTTAGATCCAAGGGCAGAAGCAACTTTACCAAACACACTCATAAAAGTCTCTCCACAATATCACCACAAAGTCTTTGAGCGATGAAGTTTCACAGACTTCTCAGGTAAGTTATTTCTCAATAAATCTCATCTTGACAATATTAATTTGCTATCTATGACATCTGTCTGTTCACTGAGTTAACTGAAATTAACTCTTCTTAGAGTTAATTTCATCATCAGGATGCCTGTTAAAAGACACTTTGCTGACAAGTTTTCTTACGGATTCAAGCTTTCCATGCTTGGTGTTCTTCCAGGGGAGTGTTTCTAGAATTCCCCCAAAATGCCTCAAGCTGTCCTGCTATTACTGATGAATGGATATAATAACCTTTTTGacaacattttttgttttagcTAATCAATAACACTTAACACAGAGATAGGGAAACCCCTCCAAACCTCACATGTTTagttttctctgaagaaaaggTTCCCTGTTATATCTGAGGATGAGCTCAACCAAGTAAATCCCTCATACTTTCTGGGtatttacaaggaatttttgtttccaaaaaatATCTGCCTACCCAAGGTGAGGTCCTCCATTCATGAGGTCAAAGACCTGGGCTGGATTCAGCAGCTGTTTGAATCTTCGTAGAAATTTCACACCTTGGTTGTCTCCACTTTTGGAGTTGACAAAGACCAACAAAGGGCTTGTGCAAGAAGGGGGACAAGTGGCTTTCCAGAAACCTGTTGGGGcaaggggaagagagagggaggaaaagccaAGACGTGAAGCTGCCcagggggatggatggagagaaAAACCAACAGCCCACACCCCAGCCCAGCTATGAAGCAGCTaatattttccttgtgtttatGGCACTCACTGGGTGAATGTGCACAGCCCTGAATCCAGCATCTACCACACCTCATGCTGCCAAATGTCACACTTATCTCCTAGCAGTATGCCAAAATTTTCAGCTTTCCCAACCTTCCCAAATTGCTTCTGCAATATAGTTATTGTCAATAAATGTAACCAGTTGCAGCTCAGAAAACACTGATATTAGAGGGAGATAAACTGAATGCAAAAGCGAAGCAAACAGTTCACTGCCACACTCAGCAATGGCTTCCAGTGGCAAGTTTTAGcaacagcaaaagcagaattttcagCTGACAGAACCTGGCATTAATAGTGCCAGCTGAAGTGACTGTGactgagaggaagagaaagcagTGCTACTTACTAGGAATACTTACCATCTGAATCAATGCTGTTAAGAGCAGTAGGAGGAATGACAGACACTTTGCAGAGCCCAAGAGGGCACTTGTTTGGTAACAACTCTTTACATGCTGTGTGTACCTgggaaaaccaccaaaaaagaataaatcagaCTCTTTTGGACATTGTGGTATAATTCCTAAAGCCACCCAAAAGAAGTTGTAAGAGGAAGAATGCAGAGGGGTGAAATCACCAAAAAGTGTCAATTGATACATTtattgataaaattattttaagagtGATCTAATTAGAGCCTTGTATGAATTCTCTTCTTTCCATTGGAATGTACTTTTCCGCCATTTGAATTTATGAGACCAGCACTTTGAGTGCTGAGAGAACCAGACACCAGATTCTGTGGCTTTAGGAGCCTTCAGGCACTCTGCTTTCAAAATCCCAGCCTCAGCTGAGAGATCTGAAGtagcaacaaaagaaaaagctggaaactcaagaaaataagaaagcaaaaaacaaaccaggaagACATGAGTGGTATAAGAGGTAAAAGAAGAAGAGATTAATGAAGCCACtcaaaaaaggaaacacaaagtAGAGCAGGACTTTTCTGGTACACAAAGACTGCAAGATAGAGGGTTTGCTTGGCATTTGAGccccccattctaaaaacatattttctgatACTTCTCCTACTAGTATTATAGACAACTGAAAACACAGCAAGATCTGCATCACTTCAATGGTTAGGCAAGAGCAATCTATTGCAGTGGAAGGGAAATTGCTATTATTAAAATAGCGGAGTATTCTTTATAATTTGTTGCACCTTTTCAACCTGTAGAAATAACAAATAATGGTTCCTAAAATCCAATGTAGTCCATGACAGAAGTTTTGATTCATGTCTACTGTACTTAGATTCTTCTGTGAAAGCTCattctcaaaataaaatgagCTTGGCTAGAAGCAGGATACTTTTTTCAGGCCTTGCTTTAATGTATCACAGCAACACTTCTGAACACAAATTAAATTCCTATTTCTTGCAGAACAATAAAGTCCTTCATGGCAAACACTGACAGCATGGTTAGAGATTTTATTCTAAGCAAGTGTCATTAAAAGAACATATCACAGAGCTGATCAAAGGCTGCCTTTTACTGGAATGATCACAGTTTTTCAACTCACCATGGCTTTGCACCACAGACAGCGCCAGTCTTGCAAACGCAGGACACTGCCACAGGTTTTATCACACACAGTGCATTTGGCACTCACGGGCAGGTTTCCTTCCAGCCACTGATGTGGCATTGAGATCTGCAAAAGGTACAGAGAGACAGAAGCTTAAAGGTACAGGAGGTATCATGACTCTGAGATATATAGAGAAGCAAGTCTTCATATGCACTGTTGAAGGACAGCAAAGGCAATTTCTAGAAAATATCTGAGGACCAATTCTGGTATTTTACATCATGTTCAAGCACAGAGTCATGGTGACTCACCCCAGGTTACCCAGGAACACTGACTAGCATCAGATATCCCAATATGCTAAGGTGCTGTTCCAAACACtcatttacttttcttttgcCAAAACTCAGATCAAGTTCCCCATGCCTTCGATTATTTAATCTCAGCTCCCCCAGTCCATAGCAGTTTATTCCTACTAAGGAGTTCCTTACCATCCTGGTTGACTTTTCACACAAAATCTCATGCTCTGacagcagaaatcttttccatgCAAAGGCAGAATCTGCTATTTATGAAGTGAAAAAAAGCTACAGAACACAAGGCAGTGCTTCCATATCAAGGTAAGGCTGGAAAAGTTCAAACTAACACCTACCCCATCTTCATCCTCAATGATATCCTTCCCAATAGAGGCCAGAGTTGTCCACTTGCAATTGTTGGTTGCTCGCACAGCACAGCGCTTGTGGGCTTTAAACTTGCACACTAGGGAGGAGGAGATGAATACAATTAATCCTGCCTCAGGAAGTCTAATGTGACAGTGTGCATTTGGCTCCAGAAGAAAGCATGGGTACACTCTATCCTCTTTAGCACCACCAAAATGATCAGCTGTAAGTGTTCTGATCTAGGTATTAATTCTTGCCTTGTCATTTTTGCCAGTTGCTTGTACATAGTTCAGTGACCACCTTGTTAAATTTAACATGATTTACACAGTCTCACACTCCTCTGCCATTTTACACAGTGTAGGTGTCACCACATTCATGTTAGAAAcatgagctgtgccaggcattTCTGCTAAGCCaaagctgggaaaaaataaCCTCCTGGCACTCAAACATTAAGCAAGGATGTTCTTACAAATACAATTATTCCCATGAAGAAGAGTTTTCTTATGAGTATTCTTTCAGATACCTCAGAAGTGTGTATCTGCTCATAGCAGACACATGACATAAATAAGAGATGGCAGTATCTGGGTATatgagcaaaaataaaaataaaacaaagctgTTCCTCCCCAGGCAGAGGACGAGGGCACACCTACCTTCACAGGACAGCCCGTGTGACGTGACCCCAGACAGGGCCTCCCGACACACGTTGCAGTACGTTGGCCGGGCATGGGAGCAGGCGTACCAGTTATGCATCCCTGAGAAATGGTCCATGCTGTACTGGGTAGACTGACCATATAAATGTATTACAGCAAGGTCAAAAGCAGAGCAACAAGacttttatttctcagaagACTTGCATGAAGCagtcagaaaagcagaaagagaacACTTTTTCACTAGGAAAGAGTGCAGAGTGTATAAACATGCACTAGCTGAAACTCAAGGTCTCTAAGGCAAAAGAGACTACCTGAAAAAGCCACACCTTCATTACAGCTCCTGTAGCACCTCTCATCCTTGT
This window harbors:
- the DGKD gene encoding diacylglycerol kinase delta isoform X3; amino-acid sequence: MEECTSRAETVIKEGMLMKQTSSFQRWKRRYFKLRGRTLYYAKTAKSIIFDEVDLTDASVAESSTKNVNNSFTIITPCRKLILCADNRKEMEDWIAALKTVQNREHFESTQYSMDHFSGMHNWYACSHARPTYCNVCREALSGVTSHGLSCEVCKFKAHKRCAVRATNNCKWTTLASIGKDIIEDEDGISMPHQWLEGNLPVSAKCTVCDKTCGSVLRLQDWRCLWCKAMVHTACKELLPNKCPLGLCKVSVIPPTALNSIDSDGFWKATCPPSCTSPLLVFVNSKSGDNQGVKFLRRFKQLLNPAQVFDLMNGGPHLGLRLFQKFDTFRILVCGGDGSVGWVLSEIDSLNLHKQCQLGVLPLGTGNDLARVLGWGSACDDDTQLPQILEKLERASTKMLDRWSIMVYETKLPRQASTSTVTEDCSENSEVQKILCYEDSVAAHLSKILTSDQHSVVISSAKVLCETVKDFVARVGKAYEKATESSEESEVMARKCSVLKEKLDSLLKTLNDESQASSSLPNPPPTIAEETEDGDGSGSAGDSSSELSVGSACTARPQIFRPREQLMLRANSLKKAIRQIIEHAEKAVDEQNAQTQEQEGFLLSLSASEEGKELRNEDKISVQSSHSSSYGVSKGRSQRKASKSPCERLINKGSLSVGSSASLPPQTGSRDNLPMLNTKILYPNIRAGMSGSLPGSSVISRLLIHADPFNSEPENLEYYTEKCVMNNYFGIGLDAKISLDFNNKRDEHPEKCRSRTKNMMWYGVLGTKELLHRTYKNLEQKVLLECDGRPIPLPSLQGIAVLNIPSYAGGTNFWGGTKEDDTFTAPSFDDKILEVVAVFGSMQMAVSRVINLQHHRIAQCRTVKIAILGEEGVPVQVDGEAWIQPPGYIWIVHKNRAQTLTRDRAFESTLKSWEDKQKCELSRPSSFSLQPEIMSEEESTQIIQFGQAAGALIHSIREIAQSYQDMEQELAHAVNASSKSMDKVYAKSKSTEGLNCSLVVEMVNNVKALHNETELLLAGKMALQLDPPQKEQLQAALADMDLQLRKLADIPWLWQLMEPCDEENQMLDYSKRSRSGKFRLVTKFKKEKNNKNKETLSSMGLPGPGSDQSGSHEEDTARDQGAEPEYSCQRGLASVFTACVYHSH
- the DGKD gene encoding diacylglycerol kinase delta isoform X1, which codes for MLMKQTSSFQRWKRRYFKLRGRTLYYAKTAKSIIFDEVDLTDASVAESSTKNVNNSFTIITPCRKLILCADNRKEMEDWIAALKTVQNREHFESTQYSMDHFSGMHNWYACSHARPTYCNVCREALSGVTSHGLSCEVCKFKAHKRCAVRATNNCKWTTLASIGKDIIEDEDGISMPHQWLEGNLPVSAKCTVCDKTCGSVLRLQDWRCLWCKAMVHTACKELLPNKCPLGLCKVSVIPPTALNSIDSDGFWKATCPPSCTSPLLVFVNSKSGDNQGVKFLRRFKQLLNPAQVFDLMNGGPHLGLRLFQKFDTFRILVCGGDGSVGWVLSEIDSLNLHKQCQLGVLPLGTGNDLARVLGWGSACDDDTQLPQILEKLERASTKMLDRWSIMVYETKLPRQASTSTVTEDCSENSEVQKILCYEDSVAAHLSKILTSDQHSVVISSAKVLCETVKDFVARVGKAYEKATESSEESEVMARKCSVLKEKLDSLLKTLNDESQASSSLPNPPPTIAEETEDGDGSGSAGDSSSELSVGSACTARPQIFRPREQLMLRANSLKKAIRQIIEHAEKAVDEQNAQTQEQEGFLLSLSASEEGKELRNEDKISVQSSHSSSYGVSKGRSQRKASKSPCERLINKGSLSVGSSASLPPQTGSRDNLPMLNTKILYPNIRAGMSGSLPGSSVISRLLIHADPFNSEPENLEYYTEKCVMNNYFGIGLDAKISLDFNNKRDEHPEKCRSRTKNMMWYGVLGTKELLHRTYKNLEQKVLLECDGRPIPLPSLQGIAVLNIPSYAGGTNFWGGTKEDDTFTAPSFDDKILEVVAVFGSMQMAVSRVINLQHHRIAQCRTVKIAILGEEGVPVQVDGEAWIQPPGYIWIVHKNRAQTLTRDRAFESTLKSWEDKQKCELSRPSSFSLQPEIMSEEESTQIIQFGQAAGALIHSIREIAQSYQDMEQELAHAVNASSKSMDKVYAKSKSTEGLNCSLVVEMVNNVKALHNETELLLAGKMALQLDPPQKEQLQAALADMDLQLRKLADIPWLWQLMEPCDEENQMLDYSKRSRSGKFRLVTKFKKEKNNKNKETLSSMGLPVHLWGTEEVAAWLEHLSLCEYKDIFIRHDVRGSELLHLERRDLKDLGVTKVGHMKRILHGIKELSRSTPASEA